In a genomic window of Nodosilinea sp. E11:
- a CDS encoding fatty acid desaturase: MTATIEPSARAAETNPYDNLTLKQVIQTIPKAYFQKDPRKAWTQLGLSVGAVILGYGAIALSPWFLLPVAWFITGTALTGFFVVGHDCGHRSFANRRWVNNWVGHLVMLPLIYPFHSWRLLHDIHHRHTNDMEIDNAWAPWSPEEYAGAGVVLQTVYRHMRRWLWWLASVAHWGALHFDLRNFEPRDHGKVKRSIAAVVIFAAVFFPTLLYFTGPWGVVKFWLMPWLGYHFWMSTFTLVHHTIPEIQFRYSDTWNEVEAQLSGTLHCDYPKWVEVLCHDINVHVPHHISVGIPSYNLRPAYAALLENWAPLMKETKFSWDLMRTITSRCHIYHPERAYQTFRDLKQ; the protein is encoded by the coding sequence TTGACTGCAACTATTGAGCCTTCCGCTAGAGCCGCGGAGACTAATCCTTACGACAACCTGACCCTAAAGCAGGTAATTCAAACTATTCCTAAAGCCTATTTTCAAAAAGATCCTCGCAAAGCTTGGACCCAGCTGGGGCTGAGTGTAGGGGCGGTGATCTTGGGCTATGGCGCGATCGCACTGTCGCCCTGGTTTTTGCTGCCGGTGGCCTGGTTTATCACGGGCACTGCCCTGACTGGCTTTTTTGTAGTGGGCCACGACTGTGGCCACCGCTCCTTTGCTAACCGCCGTTGGGTAAATAACTGGGTGGGGCACCTCGTGATGCTGCCGCTGATTTACCCCTTCCATAGCTGGCGACTACTCCATGACATTCACCACCGCCACACCAACGACATGGAGATCGACAACGCCTGGGCTCCCTGGAGCCCGGAAGAGTACGCTGGGGCCGGTGTTGTGTTGCAAACGGTGTACCGTCACATGCGGCGCTGGCTGTGGTGGTTGGCTTCGGTCGCCCACTGGGGGGCGCTGCACTTCGACCTGCGCAACTTTGAGCCCCGCGACCATGGCAAGGTGAAGCGCTCTATTGCAGCGGTGGTGATTTTTGCAGCGGTGTTCTTCCCTACGTTGCTCTACTTCACTGGCCCCTGGGGCGTGGTCAAGTTTTGGCTGATGCCCTGGTTGGGCTACCACTTTTGGATGAGCACCTTTACCCTGGTGCACCACACTATTCCTGAAATTCAGTTTCGCTACAGCGATACCTGGAACGAGGTGGAAGCGCAGCTTTCCGGTACCCTGCACTGCGATTATCCCAAGTGGGTTGAAGTGCTGTGCCACGACATCAACGTCCATGTTCCCCACCATATTTCAGTGGGTATTCCGTCCTATAACCTACGGCCAGCCTACGCGGCTCTGTTAGAGAACTGGGCTCCGCTGATGAAAGAAACTAAGTTTTCTTGGGATCTGATGCGAACGATTACTAGCCGTTGTCACATCTATCATCCAGAGCGGGCTTACCAAACCTTTCGGGACCTAAAGCAGTAA
- a CDS encoding DUF3747 domain-containing protein — protein sequence MALFSRPLSTLMTTAAVVLAGLTAAPMARAQQFDQQPIDPNLAVAIASPVRDGALHNLMILTQVPNQRQCWQEQGTAQGPVTVDPLLLNFDFTGACDRKTDSNGYSVRINGQDLGVHYRLEISTRQNDLVLFARPTRDRSAPPIEIGRTNGRANGFLRIQLNPGWQMARRLYNGQPVGHIYLTHDAPLEVQLAAGAAPIGSTPTPARPQPSPPISTLPPPPPPSGTTPTGNHFRVVVPITGGDTLQRVRAVEPESFRTTVNGEAVVQVGLFSEQQRADEVYRALVAASLPAKILSASAPAVASMPPLPPIPQGAVVVVIDPGHGGRDPGAVGIGGLQEKQINTTISNRVRQQLQAAGITVLMTRDSDVYVDLDARAQFANRAGANLFVSIHANAISMSRPEVNGLETYYFSSGERLARSIHSAVLRNVSMRDRGVRTARFYVLRYTTMPSVLVETGFVTGTEDAARFRNPAAVNQIADGIARGILDYLGR from the coding sequence ATGGCCCTGTTCTCTCGCCCGCTGAGTACATTGATGACCACTGCCGCCGTGGTGCTTGCGGGATTAACCGCAGCCCCGATGGCCAGAGCCCAGCAGTTTGACCAACAGCCTATCGACCCCAACCTGGCCGTGGCGATCGCCAGCCCGGTGCGCGATGGGGCGCTCCACAACCTGATGATTTTGACCCAGGTGCCTAACCAACGGCAGTGTTGGCAAGAGCAGGGGACCGCCCAGGGGCCGGTGACGGTTGATCCGCTGCTGCTGAACTTTGACTTTACCGGGGCATGCGATCGCAAAACCGACAGCAACGGCTATTCTGTGCGCATCAATGGTCAAGATCTGGGTGTGCACTATCGCCTAGAAATTTCGACCCGACAGAATGATCTGGTGCTGTTTGCTCGACCCACCCGCGATCGCAGCGCTCCCCCCATCGAAATTGGTCGCACCAATGGCCGCGCCAACGGTTTTCTCAGAATTCAGCTTAATCCCGGCTGGCAGATGGCCCGTCGCCTCTACAATGGGCAACCCGTCGGCCACATCTATCTCACCCATGATGCTCCCCTAGAGGTGCAGCTAGCCGCCGGGGCTGCCCCCATCGGGAGTACCCCCACCCCGGCGCGCCCCCAACCGAGCCCTCCAATATCGACCCTACCGCCGCCGCCACCCCCCAGTGGCACCACGCCCACTGGCAATCACTTTCGCGTCGTTGTCCCCATTACCGGCGGCGACACCCTCCAGCGGGTGCGGGCCGTAGAACCCGAGTCGTTTCGCACTACGGTCAATGGTGAAGCCGTGGTGCAAGTAGGCTTGTTCAGCGAACAGCAGCGGGCCGATGAGGTCTATCGGGCCTTAGTCGCCGCCAGTTTGCCCGCAAAAATTCTCAGCGCCTCAGCTCCGGCAGTCGCTTCTATGCCTCCTCTGCCGCCCATTCCCCAGGGAGCCGTGGTGGTCGTCATTGACCCTGGTCATGGTGGCCGCGACCCCGGTGCTGTGGGCATTGGCGGCCTGCAAGAAAAGCAGATCAATACCACGATCTCTAACCGGGTAAGGCAGCAGCTCCAGGCGGCGGGCATTACGGTACTGATGACCCGCGACAGCGATGTCTATGTCGATCTCGATGCCCGTGCCCAGTTTGCCAACCGGGCCGGAGCCAACCTGTTTGTCAGCATCCACGCCAATGCCATTAGCATGAGCCGCCCCGAGGTGAACGGGCTCGAAACCTACTACTTCTCTAGCGGCGAGCGGTTGGCCCGCAGCATTCACAGCGCTGTGCTGCGGAATGTCAGTATGCGCGATCGCGGCGTACGCACGGCTCGCTTCTACGTGCTGCGCTATACCACCATGCCCTCGGTGCTGGTCGAAACTGGCTTCGTCACTGGGACCGAAGACGCTGCCCGTTTCCGCAATCCCGCCGCCGTCAACCAAATTGCTGATGGCATTGCGCGCGGGATTCTCGACTATCTCGGCCGGTGA